A window from Citrus sinensis cultivar Valencia sweet orange chromosome 5, DVS_A1.0, whole genome shotgun sequence encodes these proteins:
- the LOC102623041 gene encoding protein ALWAYS EARLY 2 isoform X2 yields the protein MAPTRKSRSVNKRYANEVSPAKDVISPSKSKQKKLSDKLGPQWSKGELQRFYEAYRNYGKDWKKVAAQVRNRSAEMVEALYNMNRAYLSLPEGTASVVGLIAMMTDHYNVMEGSDSERESNDASEMPRKSQKRKRAKVQLSASKEDISQSWSMAATGGCLSLLKRSRIDGNQPRAVKKRTPRFPVSYSQKKDDRDDYIPLNKKDRRSAVDANDDEVAHVAALALTEASQRGGSPQVSQSPHKKTEHGKSSPVQTWDKMFPPAETAHPDAREALNEEGCPEARILNRRPENGAYTRARKSLMDMEGVGTVEVHRKGKKFYRKKMKVEEVRHSLSDDEGEACSGTEEGLSSRKGKVGSEISNAKNDHLPLQMQRKRSKKLFFGDESTALNALQTLADLSLMLPDSTMESESSVQLKEERTAFDIDDKSSAPEETSTSHPKEKIKHLGPKEKALNTITEAEDIIPRKSKLGRYSGNDVETVAEVKEQPEPPNSMSKRKRKSVLSKKISNSEAVTDTHMTRTLESEAVAEEHNKFASKGKRTSQNSAQSKQWKPGRVLEGSSVNDQNRASIDLVAPTGQAPVASPASSPTKHQSRRKMDLKRKLSSKEMKFSENSLKTQPNKNSLSQEDRLLSMKEKLSGCLSSNMVRRWCTFEWFYSAIDYPWFSNREFVEYLNHVGLGHIPRLTRVEWGVIRSSLGKPRRLSKRFLHDEREKLKQYRESVRKHYAELRTGVREGLPRDLPRPLSVGQRVIAIHPKTRELHDGSVLTIDHDKCRVQFDRPELGVEFVMDIDSMPSNPLDNMPEALRRQISADKFSAISKELQVNGHPNFGSPMLFASDGHLEKAPILPNTLQKQAKGDMNHALPQAKSLATDIVSAQQAAYGQLCTVPQIQAREATVRALSEVNRALSKKEALLMELKNTNNDILESQNGGESSLKDSEPLKKHIATVLVQLKEANDQASSALLQVRQCNTHPESSRPSWPKHPANVKMLDNSHVSQESGSAVAEIVNGSRLKAHTMVDAAVKAMSSVKEGEDAYTKIGEALDHIDKRQLTSDPRVSVIRSPEQVNGSLGHHNHFVSGTCDPQPTNNASGTKLQDVSDKNEAQIPSELITSCVATLLMIQTCTERHTPADVAQIIDSAVSSLHPCCPQNLPIYREIEMCMGRIKTQILALIPTSI from the exons GAAGGAAGTGATAGTGAAAGAGAGAGCAATGATGCTTCTGAAATGCCACGAAAATCCCAGAAACGCAAGCGGGCAAAAGTTCAGCTTAGTGCCTCGAAAGAAGATATATCTCAGTCCTGGTCAATGGCTGCAACTGGTGGATGTCTATCATTGTTGAAGAGATCACGTATTGATG GTAATCAGCCTCGTGCGGTTAAGAAAAGGACACCTCGCTTCCCTGTTTCATATTCACAAAAGAAAGATGATAGAGATGATTATATTCCCCTGAACAAAAAAGATCGGAGGTCAGCTGTTGATGCTAATGACGATGAGGTCGCGCATGTTGCAGCATTGGCGTTAACTGAGGCATCACAAAGGGGAGGATCTCCCCAAGTTTCTCAGAGCCCGCATAAAAAAACTGAGCATGGAAAATCCTCACCAGTCCAGACCTGGGATAAAATG ttcCCACCAGCAGAGACGGCTCATCCGGATGCCCGTGAAGCTCTAAATGAAGAAGGCTGCCCTGAAGCAAGAATCCTAAACAGGAGACCTGAAAATGGAGCTTATACTAGAGCTAGAAAATCCTTGATGGATATGGAAGGTGTAGGTACTGTTGAGGTTCACCGAAAAGGGAAAAAGTTTTAcaggaagaaaatgaaagttgAAGAGGTCAGACACAGTCTGTCTGATGATGAGGGAGAAGCGTGTAGTGGAACTGAAGAAGGTCTGAGTTCTCGTAAAGGGAAAGTTGGCAGTGAGATTTCAAATGCAAAAAATGATCATCTCCCTCTGCAGATGCAGAGGAAGAGAAGCAAGAAGCTTTTCTTTGGAG ATGAGAGCACTGCCTTAAATGCTTTACAAACATTGGCTGATTTGTCTTTGATGCTTCCAGACTCTACCATGGAATCTG AATCATCTGTGCAGTTGAAGGAAGAACGAACTGCATTTGATATAGATGACAAGTCTAGTGCACCTGAGGAAACATCTACAAGTCATcccaaagagaaaattaaacatttagGGCCAAAAGAGAAGGCACTGAATACAATAACTGAAGCTGAGGATATTATCCCTAGGAAGTCTAAACTTGGGAGATACTCGGGCAATGATGTTGAAACTGTTGCAGAAGTGAAAGAACAGCCTGAGCCTCCAAATAGTATGTCGAAAAGGAAACGGAAATCTGTTCTCTCAAAGAAG ATATCAAATTCTGAAGCTGTGACGGATACCCATATGACAAGAACTTTGGAGAGTGAG GCCGTAGCTGAAGAACATAATAAATTTGCCAGTAAAGGTAAACGTACCAGTCAAAATTCTGCTCAATCCAAACAATGGAAGCCAGGGCGAGTGTTGGAAGGTTCTTCTGTTAATGACCAGAACAGAGCAAGTATCGATTTGGTGGCACCAACTGGACAAGCTCCTGTTGCTAGCCCAGCTAGCTCACCTACCAAACATCAAAGTAGACGTAAGATGgatttaaagagaaaattgagCTCAAAAGAGATGAAGTTTTCTGAGAACAGTTTAAAAACCCAACCtaacaaaaactctctctcACAGGAAGACAGACTGCTCTCCATGAAG GAGAAGCTTTCTGGTTGTCTGTCATCTAATATGGTGCGTAGATGGTGCACTTTTGAGTGGTTCTACAGCGCAATTGATTACCCCTGGTTTTCTAACCGGGAGTTTGTGGAGTACTTAAATCATGTTGGACTTGGGCACATCCCAAGGCTTACTCGTGTTGAATGGGGTGTCATAAGAAG TTCCCTTGGCAAACCTCGAAGGCTTTCTAAACGCTTTCTACACGATGAAAGAGAGAAACTTAAACAATATCGAGAATCTGTGAGGAAACATTATGCTGAACTCCGCACTGGTGTAAGGGAAGGACTTCCAAGAGATTTACCACGGCCTTTATCTGTTGGACAGAGAGTGATTGCTATCCATCCCAAAACAAGGGAATTGCATGATGGGAGTGTACTCACAATTGATCATGATAAGTGTAGGGTTCagttcgaccgtcctgagttagGAGTTGAATTTGTCATG GATATTGATAGCATGCCTTCAAATCCACTGGATAACATGCCAGAAGCTCTTAGGAGACAGATCAGTGCTGATAAGTTCTCAGCAATATCTAAAGAATTGCAAGTGAATGGTCATCCTAATTTCGGTTCCCCCATGTTATTTGCTTCTGATGGGCATCTGGAGAAAGCACCAATTCTCCCAAATACCTTACAAAAGCAGGCAAAG GGGGATATGAACCATGCTCTTCCACAAGCAAAATCATTGGCCACTGACATCGTTAGTGCACAGCAGGCAGCCTATGGTCAACTTTGTACGGTGCCACAGATCCAAGCAAGGGAAGCTACAGTACGGGCTCTTTCTGAGGTGAACCGCGCTCTTTCCAAGAAG GAAGCGCTGTTAATGGAGCTTAAGAACACTAACAATGATATATTGGAAAGCCAAAATGGTGGAGAAAGCTCTTTAAAAGATTCCGAACCTCTCAAGAAGCATATCGCTACGGTACTTGTACAGCTAAAGGAAGCCAATGACCAG GCTTCTTCTGCTTTACTCCAAGTGAGGCAATGTAATACTCACCCAGAAAGCTCTCGGCCATCTTGGCCAAAGCACCCAGCCAATGTTAAAATGCTTGATAATTCTCACGTCTCACAAGAATCAGGATCTGCTGTAGCTGAAATAGTCAACGGCTCAAGATTAAAAGCACATACAATGGTAGATGCTGCTGTCAAG GCAATGTCATCTGTGAAGGAAGGGGAAGATGCATATACTAAGATTGGAGAAGCCTTGGATCATATAGATAAACGGCAATTAACATCTGATCCTAGGGTATCAGTGATCAGATCTCCAGAGCAGGTCAATGGCAGTTTGGGTCACCACAATCATTTTGTCTCTGGCACATGTGATCCCCAGCCTACAAATAATGCTTCTGGTACCAAATTGCAGGATGTGTCTGACAAAAACGAGGCACAAATTCCCTCTGAGCTTATCACTTCATGTGTGGCTACTTTGCTCATGATACAG ACATGTACTGAGCGGCACACGCCAGCCGATGTGGCTCAGATAATTGATTCTGCGGTTTCAAGTTTGCATCCATGCTGTCCTCAGAATCTGCCCATCTACCGGGAGATAGAAATGTGCATGGGAAGGATTAAGACCCAAATATTAGCTCTTATACCGACATCTATCTGA